Genomic segment of Salvia hispanica cultivar TCC Black 2014 chromosome 2, UniMelb_Shisp_WGS_1.0, whole genome shotgun sequence:
GGATCCCATGGCTATTTGCTAATGACGGGACCATTTGTGTCAAAGAGACTCGCAACGACGCTTTCTGATGTGAGTCTCTATTGGCctattatttataatgttattattCTTCTGTTTGTCAAACCTTGCATTTTAGTCAATGGACAAATTTCATGTTCATAAGTCATAAACTTACATTCGTGGTTGAATCTGAGTAATATTATGAGTACACAATTAATAATCTTCCACTAGAAGAAGATATCTTCCTAAATTATGTCTGATGGTACAACATTGTAATCATCCGTGATGCAGGTGGAAATTGCTGAACCTCTGTCGGAAATTTGTATGGAGTTTCCTGATCTAGTCATTGGTAAGATTATTATGATAATGGATCACTTGGTTGATCTGATCTTCCATCAAACTATAATTATGTCATGTTTCATTGGTACGTGAAGGTGGCTATAGGGAATCAAGAAGCGGCCCTGTAGTCGTTACCTTCAAAGGAAAGGTATGACTGTTTACAATATTTCGACAACATACGTATAATGAGGTTGCATAACATGTCGAACGATTTGCAGGATGAAGCTAGAAGCAGTGCTGCTATAGCAGCATTACGTAAGAAGTTCCATCATGGCGCCTTTTCTGAAATCAACTGAACTGGATTGCTATTCAGTGCTTGAAAAGCTGCTTCGATTTGTCAAGATTGTGGTAAAGGACTATAAGGAGAGATGTCGAGCAGATTAGATGAGGACAAGGAGTGGAGTCCTGATTGAAAGGGAAAGGaattgaaatatgaatatgacGAATGACTCACAGTACTATCACAAGGAAACAAATTTTAAGACCAGGGAGTAGAATGATCCAAGAAATGACCCAGTATCTGTTTTGTTTGTAAATGAAGCACCCCGCCCGACTTATCTTTGCTGATGCAGTATTGTTTTTGGCCCAAAACACCGGATTTGATCTCAGATTTGCTCCGTTTGTGATTGATTGCATCCAATAAAAGCCTCTAGTTAACATGCATTTGAATAGAGGCACACTGCACAATGTTACTATAATATTCATTTCTGAGGGAAAAGGCttgataaatcataaaatgtaTACTGGTATAATATTCAATCCAGAATGTGAAACGGGCTTGATAAAAATGGTTAAGAGGAAAGTTTTGCTAGCACAAAACAGAGGAAGGTAATTgaacaaaaaagaaaggaaacgATGAATTCAAAAATAGAGCAGGCTCCCACATTtgaaacacacaaaataacattactACTGCATCTGGGAGTCCTGAAAAATATAGGCGTAGTCTTTGATATATCAATCCAAGCTTGTTATTGGACTGCAGCAACGAGCTCAAAGAATTCAAGCTTTAGGCTTGAGGACCTTGACAGTCTCCCAGGTGAAGTCAGGATCATCACGTCCAAAGTGACCGTAAGCAGCAGTCTTCTGGTACCTGAAGTTTCCTCCTCTCAGCAAGTCTAGGTTGATGGCCATCATTCCTGGCCTGAAGTCGAAGTTCTCCTTGATAAGGCTCAGAATATCCTTGTCAGGGATCGTCCCCGTCTTGTATGTATCAACAAACACAGACAGTGGCTCTGCTACTCCAATAGCATACGACACTTGCACAATGCATCTACGGGCAAGACCAGATGCCACAATACTCTTTGCTGCTTGCCTCACAATGTATGCACCACTCCTGTCCACCTTGGTTGGATCTTTTCCGGAGAAAGCACCTCCACCATGAGCACCCCACCCACCGTAGGTGTCAATAATGATCTTCCTACCAGTAAGACCAGCATCTCCATGGGGACCACCAATCACGAACCGGCCAGATGGGTTGAGATGGAAGATGGTCTTGTCATCAAGATACTGTTCAGGAATCACGGGCTTGATGACATGCTCCTTCAAGTCAGCTGCAATCTGATCATTTGTAACAGTCTCATCATGCTGGGTAGAGATGAGGACTGTGTGAACTCTAATAGGAACCATGGCACCTCCGTCATTTCTGTACTCAACAGTAACTTGTGTCTTGCCATCAGGTCTCAACCAAGCACAAGTCTTGTTCTTCCTCACTTCAGTGAGTTTGGCCCCGAGCTTGGTCGCAAGGACGTGAGTAAGCGGCATCAGCTCTGGTGTTTCATCAGTGGCATAGCCAAACATGTGCCCTTGGTCACCAGCTCCAATCTCCTCAGGTTTCTTAGTGAGGTGACCGTGAACTCCTTGGGCAATATCAGGGCTCTGTTGCTCAATGTTGACAAGGACCTTGCAGTTATCAGCATCGAGGCCAACATCTGGTGATATGAACCCGATCCCTCTGCAAGTATCACGAACTATCTTTTCATAGTCAACCTTAGCCTTGGTTGTGATCTCACCAAAGACCATGACCATGTTGGTTTTCGTGCAAGTTTCACAAGCAACCTTGCTCTCAGGGTCCTGCTCTAGGCAAGCATCAAGAATGGCATCGGAGACTTGATCGCAGAGCTTATCGGGGTGTCCTTCATTGACAGACTCTGAGGTGAACAGGAAGGTATCCATATCGTATCTGCAAATCAGGATCAGTGATACGTCAGTTATAGATTCTAGCATatgcaaaaaaattcaataatttaaatgacaGTTAAGTAACTATATAGGCGCCAACCTAAAAAACTACCCCTATAAAGGTGCAACAGAATTTAAGTTGACTATCacaaaatgaataaacagCAAGTAGCTATAGTAGAATCAACTTATATTTCTCTTCCAACTCCTAAGTTACCGGAGTAAATGGTACAGACTAATTGATATATAGGAACATTTAGAACTTTTGAAACGCAGATGTAGCAGATCTAGACAATTTCCTAATCACGGATCAATAAACAATCTTCCGAATTATGTACAGAAAAAAAAACGCAGATCTTAAGCTGATAACCACAGCATTCTCTTAATGACGAACAAGATCTGAATCTAACTAACAATCCAGTACAAATATCAACATCCAACATCACCATTGCAATTAAAAATCTTCGATTCAGTAAACGAAAAGTACATTCATCATCGAAAACAATATAACTGCCGACATTAAAGAGGCATTAAATTCAGAGATCGGTataacacaaaaatgaaaGCGAAACACTAGATCTACAACAGTAACAAAGCATGATTGCCAAATCTAACACAGTAATTAGAAAAAAGCAATCATTGTGCATACCTTCTGGCAAAAGAAGAGGCCGAGATCTGCAGAATGATACGAAGAAGGATGAGAGAAGCAGCGCAGTGAGAGACTGAAATGAGGCAAGGGTATTTATAGATCCGGATCCAAAGGAATCGCTGACATgctaattaaaattcaaagaataaaatatacaccACCCGGGTCCACCTAGAGGCCATTAAGATGTTGCCAGCTGACGCCGGAGGCTCGATCGACGGTTGCCTGCTGTATTCTGTCGGTAGGTGAGTtgtaaattcataaatatcaGAAAATACTGTAATATGCGAGTTGTACCAGGGGCATGAGGGATTGTACTTGGGTTGGTGGCGGTGTTGTTGACAACTAAAGTTGAATTGGAAATCAagaaatatcataaaaatagaaaatattgtGGGATCTTGACtagaataatttttgtttcgaattaatgcataaccattactttttccattttcatattGCTAATggtaaaacaatttattaaaattttttgttttaataaatttgtatgTATCTATATGCCTATATGTGTCTTTGttcaaaaatttgataatttaccTACCCTAAATATTAAACTTTCATGTATTGTATACGTATATGCGTCTTCgttcaataatttaatagtttgcCAGAAATATTCACTGTCTCACCTACTTAtacattaattagttttttcaattttctaggTAGATATTGCGCAATGTCACTACCAATTTTAAATGCAACTTGccttttatttcatcatcacATCCGATTGCATCCAATTGCAAATTGTTTCTCTCTAGAATTAGGATGACCATGACCCTCATAACTGCTTCGCCcccaaaaaaataactatGCAATGCCCAATCAGTTAATGCTCCAAGGTccataaattacaaaataaaattatatatatatatatatatatataggaatgtGTTAATatgacaaccctctttattgtaacaccataccactattttaggccattggatctgaaaatcgtgtgcttgtcatattgccacgtgtaaaaacacggaggggtaaaataggaaatttctaattttacgttaccagattgcagtgaTCATTGTTCATTGAAcattgcagtcttaccacaacaatattgcagtttaccacgactgcaatatctaatactgatagactgcaatatctaatacagatAGACcgcaaacccgtgttttttcacgaaacttaatcctaggcgtccataaatgagatctaacggactatattggtggtatggtgttatcctaactatggtggcaccctagtgcacccatatatatatatatactgaaatatatatttcaaaaacttaaaatttaacaattggtaaaaaaaaaaattagactcCCTCTGTAGTATAACAGTTGACACAATAGGATAATAAAAcaagattttaagaaaagttattttgtgtgttaagtgaaaaaagaaaataatatatttatatcaatgtgagagattattttttctaaaacatcttttatgagacaaCCTAAAAATATCTTTTGGAATAATTACACAAtgcatacaaaatgtttcactaatgttttaaatttacataaatatacaaaagatttcatttgtgttttaaattaagagggaacattttttttggttcacgaactttgtcaaagtataattttaggtccgtggactttaaaaatacgtcctccgttccacagtaatagatgcatttcattttgcacactcattttagaaaaataattataaatagttaaagtggagaaaaagtaaagtaagagagagaatattgtagataagactcttctctacattattttctttcttactttactctctctccacttaaattatttaatatcatgttttcaaaatgagtgcagaaaatgaaatgtctctattattgtggaacggagggagtatcatttaaggtc
This window contains:
- the LOC125207687 gene encoding S-adenosylmethionine synthase 3; its protein translation is MDTFLFTSESVNEGHPDKLCDQVSDAILDACLEQDPESKVACETCTKTNMVMVFGEITTKAKVDYEKIVRDTCRGIGFISPDVGLDADNCKVLVNIEQQSPDIAQGVHGHLTKKPEEIGAGDQGHMFGYATDETPELMPLTHVLATKLGAKLTEVRKNKTCAWLRPDGKTQVTVEYRNDGGAMVPIRVHTVLISTQHDETVTNDQIAADLKEHVIKPVIPEQYLDDKTIFHLNPSGRFVIGGPHGDAGLTGRKIIIDTYGGWGAHGGGAFSGKDPTKVDRSGAYIVRQAAKSIVASGLARRCIVQVSYAIGVAEPLSVFVDTYKTGTIPDKDILSLIKENFDFRPGMMAINLDLLRGGNFRYQKTAAYGHFGRDDPDFTWETVKVLKPKA